Proteins co-encoded in one Pseudarthrobacter chlorophenolicus A6 genomic window:
- a CDS encoding ABC transporter permease, translated as MSTTVSSRPGNPQPDNAAADTGAAAISAKPVSWKTPVLLAAFGLIALVFFGLLGPNKTASFGISTGSDFFQLPALEVNAFAGGIVLSVLLLALAAYAVYLKTKGRPAPGWLTVTFIVLFVAAFLIWVVGGARTPSISLAGLIAGSVTLAVPLVFGSLSGVLCERVGVVNIAIEGQLLGGAFTAAIVATMTQNPFIGLAAAAVAGAVVSMVLALFSIKYLVNQIIVGVVLNVLVSGVTGFLFSTVMQEDKARYNSPPGLDIIQIPVLSEVPIIGPILFRQSLVGYLMYVAVLVVWVGLFKTRWGLRVRAVGEHPQAADTLGINVNATRFWNVTLGGAVAGIGGSFFTLVAIDSFTKEISGGRGFIALAALIFGRWNPIGAFFAALLFGFADNLQSIVTIIGTPVPSQFMAMLPYLVTVLAVAGLVGRSRGPAASGIPYVKG; from the coding sequence ATGAGCACAACAGTTTCATCCCGGCCGGGCAACCCGCAGCCGGACAACGCCGCGGCGGACACCGGCGCGGCAGCCATCTCCGCCAAGCCGGTGAGTTGGAAGACCCCCGTCCTGCTGGCCGCCTTCGGGCTGATCGCCCTCGTGTTCTTCGGACTCCTCGGCCCCAACAAGACGGCCAGCTTCGGCATTTCCACCGGAAGCGACTTCTTCCAGTTGCCGGCACTGGAGGTCAACGCCTTTGCCGGCGGCATCGTGCTGTCGGTGCTGCTCCTGGCCCTGGCTGCCTACGCCGTCTACCTCAAGACCAAGGGACGCCCTGCCCCCGGCTGGCTGACCGTCACCTTCATCGTCCTGTTCGTGGCCGCCTTCCTGATCTGGGTGGTGGGCGGCGCCCGCACCCCCAGCATCTCACTGGCAGGCCTCATCGCCGGCTCGGTCACCCTGGCCGTGCCTCTGGTGTTCGGTTCTCTCTCCGGCGTCCTCTGCGAACGGGTGGGCGTGGTCAACATCGCCATCGAAGGCCAGCTGCTGGGCGGTGCCTTCACCGCCGCCATCGTTGCCACCATGACCCAGAACCCCTTCATCGGCCTGGCAGCCGCGGCGGTTGCCGGTGCCGTCGTATCCATGGTGCTGGCCCTGTTCAGCATCAAGTACCTGGTCAACCAGATCATCGTCGGCGTGGTCCTGAACGTCCTCGTCTCCGGCGTCACGGGCTTCCTTTTCAGCACCGTGATGCAGGAAGACAAAGCCCGGTACAACTCCCCGCCGGGGCTGGACATCATCCAGATCCCCGTCCTGTCCGAGGTTCCCATCATCGGACCCATCCTGTTCCGCCAGTCCCTGGTGGGGTATCTGATGTACGTCGCCGTCCTGGTCGTCTGGGTAGGCCTGTTCAAGACGCGCTGGGGCCTGCGGGTCCGCGCCGTGGGCGAGCACCCCCAGGCCGCCGACACCCTGGGCATCAACGTCAACGCCACCCGCTTCTGGAACGTCACCCTGGGCGGTGCCGTGGCCGGAATCGGCGGATCGTTCTTCACCCTGGTGGCCATCGACAGCTTCACCAAGGAGATCTCCGGCGGCCGCGGGTTCATCGCCCTGGCCGCACTCATCTTCGGCAGGTGGAACCCCATCGGAGCCTTCTTCGCTGCCCTGCTGTTCGGCTTCGCCGACAACCTGCAGAGCATCGTCACCATCATTGGAACCCCTGTTCCCAGCCAGTTCATGGCCATGCTCCCGTACCTGGTGACTGTCCTGGCCGTTGCCGGCCTGGTGGGCAGGTCCCGGGGGCCGGCGGCCAGCGGCATACCGTACGTCAAGGGTTGA
- a CDS encoding DedA family protein, with amino-acid sequence MQAINDFILAAAGQPWVLLLVLACCVIDGFFPPIPSESVVVGLAAVAATADVPNPYVLMAVAALGAFTGDNIAYLIGRKVGTTRWAWMRGQRMQGAFRWAGAELRKRPASLILVARFVPIGRVAVNLTAGATHYQHLRFVGLTSLSAVLWAAYSVGIGLFFGQWFEENHLLGAAIAIVCAVALGIVVDLAINKLRGKPNVVDRIREPEA; translated from the coding sequence ATGCAGGCCATCAATGACTTCATCCTCGCCGCAGCCGGACAACCCTGGGTTCTGCTCCTCGTCCTGGCCTGCTGCGTCATTGACGGCTTCTTCCCTCCCATCCCCAGCGAATCCGTCGTGGTGGGCCTCGCGGCCGTGGCCGCCACGGCGGACGTCCCCAATCCGTACGTCCTGATGGCCGTCGCTGCGCTGGGCGCGTTCACCGGGGACAACATCGCCTACCTGATCGGCCGGAAGGTGGGCACCACCCGGTGGGCCTGGATGCGCGGCCAGCGCATGCAGGGAGCGTTCCGGTGGGCCGGCGCGGAACTGCGCAAACGCCCTGCCTCGCTGATCCTGGTGGCGCGCTTTGTTCCCATCGGCCGCGTCGCCGTCAACCTGACCGCCGGGGCAACCCACTACCAGCACCTGCGCTTCGTCGGCCTCACCAGCCTGTCCGCCGTCCTGTGGGCGGCCTACTCGGTGGGCATCGGGCTGTTCTTTGGTCAGTGGTTCGAGGAGAACCACCTGCTGGGAGCCGCCATCGCCATCGTTTGCGCGGTGGCGCTGGGCATCGTCGTGGACCTGGCCATCAACAAGCTCCGGGGCAAGCCCAACGTCGTGGATCGGATCCGCGAACCCGAGGCCTGA
- a CDS encoding BMP family lipoprotein, with product MTSLRARMKRGSMAGLATVSASALLLTACGAAPEPGSTSSAGASDYTGCIVSDSGGFDDQSFNQSSYEGLKKAEKDLGIKVNQVESKTNNDFEPNLRAMVTAGCDLTVTVGFLLGDATKAQATANPDSHFAIIDFGYETPISNVKPIIYDTAQAAFMAGYLAAGTTKTGTVATFGGIKIPTVTIFMDGYADGVKYYNEKKGKDVKLLGWNKDAQDGSFTGDFEKQDVGKQLTRNFLDQGADIVMPVAGPVGKGAGAALQEAKNAGKDVKLIWVDSDGFLTAPDYKEIMLSSVMKQMGEAVETVVKEDKDGKFSNTPYVGTLANDGVQLAPFHDFDSQVPADLKSELDQIKKDIVDGKLKVESDASPKA from the coding sequence ATGACATCACTGCGTGCACGCATGAAGCGCGGTTCTATGGCCGGCCTGGCTACCGTCAGCGCCTCGGCCCTTCTTTTGACAGCCTGCGGCGCAGCCCCGGAACCGGGAAGCACCTCGTCCGCCGGTGCCAGTGACTACACCGGCTGCATCGTGTCCGACTCCGGCGGGTTCGATGACCAGTCCTTCAACCAGTCCTCCTACGAAGGCCTGAAGAAGGCCGAAAAGGATCTGGGCATCAAGGTGAACCAGGTCGAATCCAAGACCAACAACGACTTCGAACCCAACCTCCGCGCCATGGTGACCGCAGGCTGCGACCTCACCGTGACCGTCGGCTTCCTGCTGGGTGACGCCACCAAGGCGCAGGCCACGGCCAACCCTGACAGCCACTTCGCCATCATCGACTTCGGCTACGAGACCCCCATCAGCAACGTCAAGCCGATCATCTACGACACCGCGCAGGCGGCCTTCATGGCCGGCTACCTGGCCGCAGGCACCACCAAGACGGGGACCGTGGCCACCTTCGGCGGCATCAAGATCCCCACCGTCACCATCTTCATGGACGGTTACGCGGACGGCGTGAAGTACTACAACGAGAAGAAGGGCAAGGACGTCAAGCTCCTTGGCTGGAACAAGGATGCCCAGGACGGCAGCTTCACCGGCGACTTCGAAAAGCAGGACGTCGGAAAGCAGCTCACCCGGAACTTCCTGGACCAGGGCGCCGACATCGTCATGCCGGTGGCCGGGCCCGTGGGCAAGGGTGCAGGCGCCGCCCTGCAGGAAGCCAAGAATGCCGGCAAGGACGTCAAGCTGATCTGGGTTGACTCCGACGGCTTCCTCACCGCCCCGGACTACAAGGAGATCATGCTCTCCTCGGTCATGAAGCAGATGGGCGAGGCCGTGGAAACCGTGGTGAAGGAAGACAAGGACGGCAAGTTCAGCAACACCCCCTACGTTGGCACCCTCGCCAACGACGGCGTGCAGCTGGCACCGTTCCACGACTTCGATTCCCAGGTTCCCGCGGACCTGAAGTCCGAACTGGACCAGATCAAGAAGGACATCGTGGACGGCAAGCTGAAGGTCGAATCCGACGCGAGCCCGAAGGCCTGA
- a CDS encoding NADP-dependent oxidoreductase: MSTTTLPAATREIQLASRPVGRPVPENFRLAESPLPELGEGQILVRNLFISVDPYMRGRMNDVKSYSAPFALDKALDGGAVGEVIASRSEAHKEGDVVVHALGWREYAVVDGSTASPARTDLAPASAFLGALGMTGLTAYAGLLKVAEFKEGDAVFVSGAAGAVGSLVGQIAKAMGATRVIGSAGSPAKVARLLELGFDAAFDYHDGPVREQLEKAAGAQGIDVYFDNVGGEHLEAALSVLNVGGRVAMCGAIAQYNSTEPTPAPHNLMQAIGKQLTLRGFLVGGQRQHAAEFAEKMAGWLASGAVRYDETVVDGLENAPQAFMDLLDGANTGKMLVRL; encoded by the coding sequence ATGAGCACCACCACCCTTCCCGCAGCAACCCGCGAAATCCAGCTCGCCTCCCGCCCCGTGGGCCGGCCCGTCCCGGAGAACTTCCGCCTGGCCGAGTCGCCGCTGCCCGAGCTGGGCGAGGGCCAGATCCTGGTCCGGAACCTCTTCATCTCCGTGGATCCCTACATGCGCGGCCGCATGAACGACGTCAAGTCCTACTCCGCGCCCTTTGCGCTGGACAAAGCGCTCGACGGCGGCGCCGTGGGTGAGGTCATCGCGTCCCGTTCCGAGGCACACAAGGAAGGCGACGTCGTCGTGCATGCCCTCGGCTGGCGCGAATACGCCGTGGTTGACGGCAGCACGGCCTCCCCGGCCCGGACCGACCTGGCCCCCGCCTCGGCGTTCCTGGGTGCCTTGGGCATGACCGGCCTCACCGCATACGCGGGCCTCCTCAAAGTGGCCGAATTCAAAGAAGGGGACGCCGTCTTCGTTTCGGGCGCCGCCGGTGCTGTCGGTTCACTCGTGGGTCAGATCGCCAAGGCCATGGGCGCTACCCGTGTGATCGGCTCCGCGGGCTCGCCCGCCAAGGTGGCCAGGCTCCTCGAGCTCGGTTTCGATGCGGCCTTCGACTACCACGACGGCCCCGTGCGTGAGCAGCTCGAGAAGGCCGCCGGCGCCCAAGGCATCGACGTCTACTTCGACAACGTGGGCGGCGAACACCTCGAAGCAGCGTTGTCCGTCCTGAACGTCGGCGGCCGGGTGGCCATGTGCGGAGCCATCGCCCAGTACAACTCCACCGAACCCACCCCCGCCCCGCACAACCTCATGCAGGCCATCGGCAAGCAGCTGACCCTGCGCGGCTTCCTGGTGGGCGGCCAGCGCCAGCACGCTGCAGAGTTCGCCGAAAAGATGGCCGGCTGGCTGGCCAGCGGTGCCGTCCGCTACGACGAGACAGTAGTGGACGGGCTGGAAAACGCACCGCAAGCCTTCATGGACCTGCTGGACGGCGCCAACACGGGCAAGATGCTGGTCCGCCTGTAG
- a CDS encoding ABC transporter permease, translated as MSEQQPPKLPAGEGQGDTQPAKPHQPNLAAEETAAVVSVDTAGGAMGPSAVPASAQSGQLPGGPDTLLRKIFTGSGMVSVLAVFLALVIGGLLIASTDTRVASTASYFFARPADFLTAVWNAATRSYIALFQGAVFNPRGNSVAAQFAPFMETLTIATPLITAGLGVALAFRAGLFNIGAQGQIIVAGILAAWVGFALHLPLGLHLLLVLVAGIVGGALWGGLVGVLKARTGAHEVILTIMFNYIALYFLRYLLNTPAFQRPGESNPISPILDPSAVYPQIFGSQYRLHLGFVLAIGATVLVWWLLNRSTVGFEFRAVGANPKAAQTAGINVSRSTILVMAIAGGLAGMSGVAQVAGTEKVLTDGVAATYGFDAITVALLGRSTPWGTFAAGLLFGAFRAGAVQMQIQTGTPIDIVLVVQSLIVLFIAAPPLVRAVFGLNPRRKKPARAAKSTKAATTGGAA; from the coding sequence ATGTCTGAGCAGCAACCCCCCAAACTCCCTGCCGGCGAAGGGCAGGGTGACACCCAGCCTGCCAAGCCGCACCAGCCCAACCTTGCCGCCGAGGAAACCGCCGCCGTCGTCTCCGTGGACACGGCGGGCGGCGCCATGGGGCCCTCGGCCGTGCCTGCCAGCGCACAAAGCGGCCAGTTGCCCGGCGGCCCCGACACACTGCTCCGCAAGATCTTCACCGGCAGCGGCATGGTGTCCGTCCTGGCAGTGTTCCTGGCCCTCGTCATCGGCGGCCTGCTCATTGCCAGCACCGACACGCGGGTGGCCTCCACGGCCAGCTACTTCTTCGCCCGCCCCGCCGATTTCCTGACCGCCGTCTGGAACGCCGCCACCCGCTCCTACATCGCGCTGTTCCAGGGGGCCGTGTTCAACCCCCGCGGCAACAGTGTGGCAGCCCAGTTCGCTCCGTTCATGGAGACCCTCACCATCGCCACGCCGCTGATCACCGCCGGCCTGGGCGTGGCGCTTGCCTTCCGGGCGGGGCTCTTCAACATCGGTGCCCAGGGCCAGATCATCGTGGCAGGCATCCTCGCCGCCTGGGTTGGCTTCGCACTGCACCTCCCGCTGGGCCTGCACCTGCTGCTGGTCCTGGTGGCCGGCATTGTCGGCGGCGCGCTCTGGGGCGGCCTCGTCGGAGTGCTGAAGGCCCGCACGGGCGCCCATGAGGTCATCCTCACCATCATGTTCAACTACATCGCCCTGTACTTCCTGCGGTACCTGCTGAACACCCCGGCCTTCCAGCGCCCGGGGGAGTCGAACCCCATCTCACCCATCCTGGATCCGTCCGCCGTCTACCCGCAGATCTTCGGCAGCCAGTACCGGCTCCACCTGGGCTTCGTTCTCGCCATCGGTGCCACCGTCCTGGTGTGGTGGCTCCTGAACCGGTCCACCGTCGGCTTTGAGTTCCGTGCCGTGGGTGCCAACCCCAAAGCTGCCCAGACCGCCGGCATCAACGTGTCCCGCTCCACCATCCTGGTGATGGCCATCGCGGGCGGCCTGGCCGGCATGTCCGGCGTGGCCCAGGTGGCCGGCACCGAAAAAGTCCTCACGGACGGCGTGGCAGCCACCTACGGCTTCGACGCCATCACCGTCGCCCTGCTGGGACGTTCGACGCCGTGGGGCACCTTCGCAGCCGGGCTCCTGTTCGGCGCCTTCCGCGCCGGAGCCGTCCAGATGCAGATCCAGACCGGCACCCCCATCGACATCGTGCTGGTGGTCCAGTCGCTGATCGTCCTCTTCATCGCCGCGCCGCCGCTGGTGCGCGCCGTCTTCGGGCTCAACCCGCGGCGGAAGAAGCCCGCCCGCGCCGCGAAGTCCACGAAGGCAGCCACCACCGGAGGTGCAGCATGA
- a CDS encoding cytidine deaminase produces MGNPVDWPALEAAAVDAMRKAYAPYSKFPVGAAALTGNGRIVSGCNVENASYGLTLCAECALVGNLQMTGGGSLRAFYCVDGNGNVLMPCGRCRQLLYEFRAPDMELMTTQGIKTMDQVLPDAFGPEHLEETR; encoded by the coding sequence GTGGGAAACCCTGTTGACTGGCCTGCGCTGGAGGCTGCCGCCGTCGACGCCATGCGCAAGGCCTACGCGCCCTACTCCAAGTTCCCGGTGGGGGCTGCGGCCCTCACCGGGAACGGCCGGATCGTCAGTGGCTGCAACGTGGAGAACGCCAGCTACGGCCTGACCCTTTGCGCCGAGTGCGCCCTGGTGGGCAACCTCCAAATGACAGGGGGCGGCAGCCTCCGTGCCTTCTACTGCGTGGATGGCAACGGCAACGTGCTGATGCCGTGTGGCCGTTGCCGGCAGCTGCTCTACGAATTCCGCGCTCCGGACATGGAGCTCATGACCACCCAAGGAATCAAGACCATGGACCAGGTCCTTCCTGACGCCTTCGGTCCCGAACACCTGGAGGAAACCCGATGA
- a CDS encoding thymidine phosphorylase — protein sequence MTETRATDSIAEAFDAVDIIRVKRDKGTLSPEQIDWTIDAYTRGVIADEQMAALNMAILLNGMDRTEIARWTAAMIASGERMDFSSLRRPDGGLKYTSDKHSTGGVGDKITLPLAPLVAVFGVAVPQLSGRGLGHTGGTLDKLEAIPGWRASLSNDEILAQLQDVGAVICAAGAGLTPADKKLYALRDVTGTVEAIPLIASSIMSKKIAEGTGSLVLDVKVGSGAFMKDEAKARELAETMVALGQDAGVNTVALLTNMGTPLGLTAGNAIEVEESVEVLAGGGPADVVELTVRLAEEMLACAGVRDADPAAALKDGRAMDVWNRMIRAQGGDPAAKLPVARESEVLYAPADGVLVELDALAVGVAAWRLGAGRARKEDAVQAGAGVRMHAKPGALVRAGEPLMTLLTDTPERFDRAKEALEHAAVIAPEGSRPAQQLIIDRIA from the coding sequence ATGACAGAGACCCGCGCAACGGACAGCATTGCCGAAGCATTCGACGCCGTCGACATCATCCGCGTCAAGCGGGACAAGGGCACGCTGAGCCCGGAGCAGATCGACTGGACCATCGATGCCTACACCCGCGGCGTCATCGCGGATGAGCAGATGGCCGCGCTGAACATGGCCATCCTGCTCAATGGCATGGACCGGACCGAGATTGCGCGCTGGACGGCCGCGATGATCGCATCCGGCGAACGGATGGACTTCTCCAGCCTCCGTCGCCCCGACGGCGGCCTGAAATACACGTCGGACAAGCACTCCACCGGCGGCGTGGGAGACAAGATCACCCTGCCGCTGGCTCCGCTCGTGGCGGTATTCGGCGTTGCAGTCCCGCAGCTGTCCGGCCGCGGCCTGGGGCACACCGGCGGCACCCTGGACAAGCTGGAGGCGATTCCCGGCTGGCGGGCGTCCCTGAGCAACGACGAAATACTCGCCCAGCTCCAGGACGTGGGCGCTGTCATCTGCGCCGCCGGGGCAGGCCTGACCCCGGCCGATAAGAAGCTGTACGCCCTGCGCGACGTCACCGGCACGGTGGAGGCCATCCCGCTGATCGCCTCGTCCATCATGAGCAAGAAAATCGCCGAGGGCACCGGTTCCCTGGTGCTCGATGTGAAGGTGGGCAGCGGCGCCTTCATGAAGGATGAGGCAAAGGCCCGCGAGCTGGCGGAGACCATGGTGGCCCTGGGCCAGGACGCCGGCGTGAACACGGTGGCACTGCTTACCAACATGGGCACCCCGCTCGGCCTGACCGCCGGGAACGCGATTGAAGTCGAGGAGTCGGTGGAGGTGCTGGCGGGCGGCGGCCCGGCCGACGTCGTCGAACTGACGGTCAGGCTCGCCGAGGAAATGCTCGCCTGCGCGGGAGTGCGCGACGCCGATCCGGCCGCTGCGCTCAAGGACGGGCGCGCCATGGACGTCTGGAACAGGATGATCCGTGCCCAGGGAGGTGACCCCGCCGCGAAGCTGCCGGTGGCCCGTGAGTCAGAGGTGCTCTACGCTCCCGCCGACGGCGTCCTGGTGGAACTGGATGCCCTCGCCGTGGGCGTGGCCGCCTGGCGATTGGGCGCCGGACGTGCCCGCAAGGAGGATGCGGTGCAGGCCGGCGCAGGGGTGCGCATGCATGCCAAGCCGGGCGCACTGGTCCGGGCAGGTGAACCGCTGATGACCCTGCTCACGGACACCCCCGAACGCTTCGACAGGGCAAAGGAAGCGCTGGAGCACGCAGCGGTCATCGCACCGGAGGGGTCCCGGCCGGCACAGCAGTTGATCATCGACCGAATAGCATAG
- a CDS encoding MarR family winged helix-turn-helix transcriptional regulator, with the protein MTDAPRLDRQVCFALYSASRAATAVYRPVLEELGLTYPQYLVMLVLWEDEPRGVKDLGQELGLDSGTLSPLLKRLEALGLVERRRSGDDERRVAVHLTPAGKDLSSKAGAIPQRLADAAGLTAGELEQLRGTLSKLTAALHDAV; encoded by the coding sequence GTGACTGATGCTCCCCGCCTCGACCGGCAAGTGTGTTTCGCCCTCTACTCGGCTTCCCGTGCCGCCACGGCCGTCTACCGGCCCGTGCTGGAGGAACTGGGACTTACCTATCCCCAGTACCTCGTCATGCTGGTGCTGTGGGAAGACGAGCCGCGAGGGGTCAAGGACCTCGGCCAAGAGCTCGGCCTCGACTCGGGAACGCTGTCCCCACTGCTGAAGCGGCTCGAAGCGCTGGGCCTGGTGGAACGCCGCCGCTCCGGAGATGACGAGCGCCGCGTGGCCGTCCACTTGACGCCCGCCGGGAAGGACCTGAGCAGCAAGGCCGGAGCCATTCCCCAGCGACTGGCCGACGCCGCCGGGCTGACGGCCGGAGAGCTTGAGCAGTTGCGCGGAACCCTCAGCAAGCTCACCGCCGCCCTCCACGACGCGGTCTGA
- a CDS encoding organic hydroperoxide resistance protein, protein MKTLYTAEALASGEGRDGSARSNDGKLEVGLASPVELGGSGEGTNPEQLFAAGYAACFHSALRLVGRKERADLTDSAVAAKVHLGQLDDGAGFGLAAELEIALPALDLATAEALVAKAHQVCPYSNATRGNITVELKVLEYAA, encoded by the coding sequence GTGAAGACCCTTTACACAGCAGAAGCGCTTGCCTCCGGCGAGGGCCGGGACGGCAGCGCCCGGTCCAATGACGGAAAGCTCGAAGTAGGCCTCGCCAGCCCGGTGGAACTCGGCGGCAGCGGCGAGGGCACCAACCCTGAGCAGCTCTTCGCTGCCGGCTACGCCGCCTGTTTCCATTCGGCGCTCCGCCTGGTGGGCCGCAAGGAGCGCGCCGACCTGACCGATTCCGCCGTCGCCGCCAAGGTCCACCTGGGCCAGCTGGACGACGGGGCAGGGTTCGGCCTCGCCGCCGAACTGGAAATCGCCCTCCCCGCCCTCGACCTCGCAACGGCCGAAGCCCTGGTGGCCAAAGCCCACCAGGTCTGCCCTTACTCGAACGCCACCCGCGGCAACATCACCGTCGAACTCAAAGTTTTGGAGTACGCAGCATGA
- a CDS encoding ABC transporter ATP-binding protein — MKLELRGITKRFGTLLANDHIDVVVESGQIHCLLGENGAGKSTLMNVLYGLYEPSEGEILIDGKPVSFRGPGDAMAAGIGMVHQHFMLVPVFTVAENVALGAEPTKAAGFLNLDETRRRIREISDQYGFDVDPDALVEDLPVGVQQRVEIIKALVRNAKVLILDEPTAVLTPQETDELLDIMRQLKAGGTSIVFISHKLREVKEVSDTITVIRRGKVVGSAEPSASTTDLASMMVGRAVSLTLEKAPAKPQEKTFEVRDLTVIAHNGQHVVDGLSFDIARGEILAVAGVQGNGQTELTEAILGLQDRVSGSITLDGKELLGRSVKDVLKAGVGFVPEDRKVDGLVGTFSVAENLVLDLYDKPPYAKGISMSPARILENAKARIEEFDVRTPSAAAAAGTLSGGNQQKVVMARELSRPLRLFIASQPTRGVDVGSIEFLHRRIVAERDQGTPVMIISTELDEVMELADRIAVLYKGKLVGIVPAGTGRDVLGLMMAGIHPDEQAQPQPAASRPAPTSDAEGGDHV; from the coding sequence TTGAAACTTGAACTCAGAGGCATCACCAAACGCTTTGGGACCCTGCTCGCCAACGACCACATCGACGTGGTGGTTGAATCCGGCCAGATCCACTGCCTGCTGGGCGAAAACGGGGCCGGTAAATCCACCCTGATGAACGTGCTCTACGGACTGTACGAACCGTCCGAAGGCGAAATCCTCATCGACGGCAAACCCGTCTCCTTCCGAGGCCCCGGTGACGCCATGGCCGCCGGCATCGGCATGGTGCACCAGCACTTCATGCTTGTCCCGGTGTTCACCGTCGCGGAAAACGTCGCACTGGGTGCCGAACCCACCAAGGCGGCGGGCTTCCTCAACCTTGATGAAACGAGGCGCCGGATCCGGGAAATCTCGGACCAGTACGGCTTCGACGTCGATCCCGACGCCCTGGTGGAAGACCTCCCCGTCGGCGTCCAGCAGCGGGTTGAAATCATCAAGGCCCTGGTCCGCAACGCCAAGGTCCTCATCCTTGACGAACCCACGGCCGTCCTCACCCCGCAGGAAACCGACGAACTCCTGGACATCATGCGGCAGCTCAAGGCCGGCGGCACCTCCATCGTTTTCATTTCCCACAAACTGCGTGAGGTCAAGGAAGTCTCGGACACCATTACCGTGATCCGGCGCGGCAAGGTGGTCGGTTCCGCAGAACCCTCGGCCTCCACCACGGACCTTGCATCGATGATGGTGGGCCGTGCCGTCAGCCTCACCCTCGAAAAGGCCCCCGCGAAGCCGCAGGAGAAAACCTTCGAGGTCCGGGACCTGACAGTCATCGCCCACAACGGCCAGCATGTGGTGGACGGACTCAGCTTCGACATCGCCCGGGGCGAAATCCTGGCCGTCGCCGGCGTCCAGGGCAACGGCCAGACCGAGCTCACCGAAGCCATCCTGGGACTGCAGGACCGGGTGTCCGGGTCCATCACCCTCGACGGCAAGGAACTCCTGGGCCGGTCCGTCAAGGACGTCCTGAAAGCCGGCGTCGGGTTTGTCCCCGAAGACCGCAAGGTGGACGGCCTGGTGGGAACCTTCTCCGTCGCCGAAAACCTGGTCCTGGACCTTTACGACAAACCTCCCTACGCCAAGGGCATCAGCATGAGCCCGGCCAGGATCCTCGAAAACGCCAAAGCCCGCATCGAAGAGTTCGATGTCCGCACACCCTCCGCAGCGGCAGCCGCCGGGACACTTTCCGGCGGCAACCAGCAAAAGGTGGTGATGGCCCGCGAGCTCTCCCGCCCCCTGCGCCTGTTCATTGCGTCCCAGCCCACCCGCGGCGTGGACGTCGGCTCCATCGAATTCCTGCACCGCCGCATCGTCGCCGAACGCGACCAGGGCACCCCGGTGATGATCATCAGCACCGAACTCGATGAGGTCATGGAACTCGCTGACCGCATCGCCGTACTGTACAAGGGCAAGCTGGTGGGCATCGTTCCCGCCGGTACGGGCCGCGACGTCCTTGGCCTGATGATGGCCGGAATCCACCCGGATGAACAAGCCCAACCGCAGCCGGCGGCCAGCCGCCCGGCCCCCACCTCCGACGCCGAGGGAGGCGACCATGTCTGA